One Coffea arabica cultivar ET-39 chromosome 5e, Coffea Arabica ET-39 HiFi, whole genome shotgun sequence DNA segment encodes these proteins:
- the LOC113687605 gene encoding uncharacterized protein, translated as MAAEEILELFDSYWFEHGIFTSKHCLASSTSKPIHDQEDHELEKSKLAGIVNLQVRSLSDHCVSYNTGFSPDAASPKSAISTATLPKILSGVEVSDFSERIEEQEEIETTTTKKFSNKRRSRGNSRSLSELEYEELKGFMDLGFVFTEEDKSSSLASIIPGLQRWGKQGSNELVHDKYAVSRPYLSEAWGVLNQRKVNKLPVRWRFPAVDNEINMKDQLKAWAQTVASTVR; from the coding sequence ATGGCTGCTGAAGAAATTCTGGAGCTCTTTGATTCTTATTGGTTTGAACATGGAATATTCACTAGCAAACATTGCTTAGCATCTTCAACTAGCAAGCCTATTCATGATCAAGAAGATCATGAGCTTGAAAAATCAAAGCTTGCGGGCATAGTAAACCTTCAAGTTCGTTCTCTAAGTGATCACTGTGTCAGCTATAATACAGGCTTCAGCCCAGATGCTGCATCTCCTAAGTCAGCGATTTCCACAGCAACACTACCAAAGATACTCTCTGGAGTAGAAGTGAGTGATTTCTCTGAAAGGATTGAAGAGCAAGAAGAGATTGAAACCACAACCACGAAAAAATTCAGTAACAAGAGGAGGAGTAGAGGTAATAGCAGAAGCTTATCAGAATTAGAGTATGAGGAGCTTAAAGGGTTCATGGACTTGGGATTTGTGTTCACAGAGGAAGATAAGAGCTCAAGCTTGGCTTCAATCATACCGGGATTGCAGAGATGGGGAAAGCAAGGCAGCAATGAACTAGTCCACGACAAGTATGCAGTTTCAAGGCCTTATCTTTCTGAAGCATGGGGTGTTCTGAATCAGAGGAAGGTAAATAAACTACCAGTACGCTGGAGATTTCCTGCTGTGGACAATGAAATCAACATGAAAGACCAACTTAAAGCTTGGGCACAGACTGTTGCGTCAACTGTTAGATAA